The DNA window GAGATGATGACTCAGAATACGGTGGTCTTCGAACACCGCCACAATCTATACGAAATCTTCTACGGACTGGAGGGATCCATTTTATTCTCCTGCGAAGGTTCCCAGAGCAAGCTTACCGCCCATGACATGGTGCTTTTAGGAAGAGACCGCTCTCACTACCTTCAGTATCAGTCCAATACACCGGCCGTTTACTTTACCATGATCTTTGACCTGGTCCCGCACAGTCCGGCCTCAAACTGTGATCCCGACACAGAATATCAGGAGCTGATGGAAGTCTTAAACCAGGCGGATAAAAATAAATATTTATTCGCCTCCAATACAAAGCCCCAGGAATCCATCCTCTCTAAGATCAGTCAGACAATAGCCTCAAAGAAAATCGGATGGTCCAGCCTGGTAGGGCAATATTATTATCAATTTTTCCTGGATCTTCTCCAGACGATCTCACAAAAAAAATCCAGCCTGGACGCGCCGGCTGGATACTTAAATATCGCTCTGGAAGCTTCAAAATATATTCACGCCAATCTGCAGGGAGACCTGCGGATCGACACCGTTTCTCAACAATTAAACGTTACACCCAGACATATGAACCGCCTGTTTCAAAAAATGTTCGGGAAATCATTTGCCCAGACCGTCAGCATCATCCGTCTGGAGCACGCCAAACAGCGCCTGATCAACACCGATGAATCCCTGGAACAGATCGCTTCGCTTGTAGGATTCCGTTCCAGCCAGTCTTTGACCAAAATGTTCTATGAACAGGAACATATGTCGCCTGGTATCTTTCGGAAAAGCTACCGCTCTAGTTAAAAAGGGACAGGGCATTTTTAATTGGGGCCGGGGGATTTTTAAAAATCCCCCGGCCCCAATAACAAGGCGTTGCAGATGCAAGCCGCGATATTACTGCCTCCTTTTCTCCCTCTCGCCACGATATAGGGAATCTCTTCCAGGCTAAGGATCAGCTCTTTGGCCTGGACCACGTTTACAAATCCCACAGGCACGCCGATGATCAAACGGGGCCGGATCTTTCCCTCCCGGATCAGTTCGTACAGCCGGATCAGGGCAGTCGGCGCGTTTCCGACCGCAAAGATCAGGTCTTCTTCCAGGCCGCAGGCCTTATCCATACTGGCTGACGCGCGGGTTGTCCCGTTTCTCTTGGCCGCTTCCGCCACGTCGTCGTCCGCCATGAAACAATAGGCCTTTCCGCCAAACCGTTCCAGCCTCTTCTTATTGATCCCGGACCAGCCCATCCGAGTGTCGGTCACAATGGAGGCCCCGTCTTTCAAAGCGGCTATTCCTCTCTCTACGGCATGGTCAGAAAATACCAGATTGCTGGCGTAATCAAAATCGGCGCTGGTGTGGATGCAGCGTTTGATCACCGCTTCCTGCTCCTTCGGCAGCGTGATCCCCTTTTGTTTCAGTTCTTCTCCGATGATCTGGAAACTGCGTTCCTCGATCTTGGCTGGTTCCACTTGTTCGATCTCCAGGATCTTTCCTTCCTTTGTCTCTATCTCCATGTTTCCATATCCTTTCTGCTTCTTACGCTCCCTGTTCCAGGATCTCATAGATCCGCTCCAGATTCAGGCTTTGCCGCAGGCCTTCCGCCAGCAG is part of the Lachnospiraceae bacterium KGMB03038 genome and encodes:
- a CDS encoding AraC family transcriptional regulator — its product is MLLNKYKNHKLYHNYITTVPLPGFDFIVYYAEMMTQNTVVFEHRHNLYEIFYGLEGSILFSCEGSQSKLTAHDMVLLGRDRSHYLQYQSNTPAVYFTMIFDLVPHSPASNCDPDTEYQELMEVLNQADKNKYLFASNTKPQESILSKISQTIASKKIGWSSLVGQYYYQFFLDLLQTISQKKSSLDAPAGYLNIALEASKYIHANLQGDLRIDTVSQQLNVTPRHMNRLFQKMFGKSFAQTVSIIRLEHAKQRLINTDESLEQIASLVGFRSSQSLTKMFYEQEHMSPGIFRKSYRSS
- a CDS encoding precorrin-8X methylmutase; the protein is MEIETKEGKILEIEQVEPAKIEERSFQIIGEELKQKGITLPKEQEAVIKRCIHTSADFDYASNLVFSDHAVERGIAALKDGASIVTDTRMGWSGINKKRLERFGGKAYCFMADDDVAEAAKRNGTTRASASMDKACGLEEDLIFAVGNAPTALIRLYELIREGKIRPRLIIGVPVGFVNVVQAKELILSLEEIPYIVARGRKGGSNIAACICNALLLGPGDF